Proteins from one Chroococcidiopsis sp. CCMEE 29 genomic window:
- a CDS encoding PAS domain S-box protein, with translation MNINATQKAAPLILVVDDDKFMRIQLRRAMEQAGYQVVEASDGEQALAAYTRLHLDIILLDALMPVMDGFTCCSQLQKLPGGDRTPVLMITALEDQESVDQAFEAGATDYITKPIHWAVLRQRVRYLLAASQAAEELRQREEFLRRIIKSSPDCIKVLDLEGRLLYMSAGGQSLLEIDDLSSVMNSQWVDFWQETYNQAARSAVETAKAGGSGKFQGYCPTAKGTPKWWEVVVTPLLDAKGKPEKLLSVSRDITERKQAEEALQETNQRVINIFESITDAFFALDKQWQFTYLNRQAEQILQRTRAELLGKNIWDELPEAVGSKFYQEYHWAVSEQVSVEFEEFYQPLGTWFAVHAYPSPDGLSVYFQDITERKRAQEALQESEARFRRLFESNIIGIMFANLSGNITMANNAFLQMVGYTQEELHAGQVRWDEMTPAEYRHLDEQAIAEFQQWGVCNSFEKEYVCKNGSRIPVVVGGALLEGTQNLAICFVLDISERKQAEEELQRQNLRSQLFADVTLKIRQSLQLEEILQTTVTEVQKLLQADRVLVYRVWSDGTGSAVTEAVVPGWPIILGQHFPAEVFPEECQHLYRQGRNRVIDNVDDAEVPSCLVEFLHQWGVKAKLVVPILLKEELWGLLIAHQCSSPRQWSSYEIELLRQLADQIGIALAQSQLLEEETRQRQELARSNAELQQFASIASHDLQEPLRKIQAFGNRLKATWGETLNPQGLDYLERMQNAAQRMQNLIDDLLVLSRITTRVQAFVPVNLTQVAQEVLSDLEVRSQQTGGCVAVSELPTIDGDPVQMRQLLQNLISNALKFYREGEPPVVKIYSQILDRERKPVEAGAVAELCQIIVEDNGIGFDEKYLDRIFNVFQRLHSRSEYEGTGMGLAICRKITERHSGSITAKSTPEHGAKFIVTLPIKQRRGENAE, from the coding sequence ATGAATATCAACGCGACTCAGAAAGCTGCCCCCTTAATCCTTGTCGTAGATGACGACAAGTTCATGCGAATACAACTACGTCGGGCAATGGAACAAGCAGGATATCAGGTGGTAGAAGCGAGTGACGGAGAGCAGGCATTAGCAGCCTACACTCGCCTCCATCTAGATATTATCCTGCTGGATGCCCTCATGCCTGTGATGGATGGGTTTACCTGCTGCTCGCAATTGCAAAAACTTCCGGGCGGCGATCGAACACCTGTATTGATGATTACTGCGCTGGAGGATCAAGAGTCCGTCGATCAAGCATTCGAGGCAGGTGCAACTGATTACATTACTAAGCCGATTCACTGGGCAGTCCTACGTCAACGAGTCCGTTATCTACTCGCAGCTAGTCAGGCAGCTGAGGAGTTGCGACAAAGGGAAGAATTTTTGCGGCGAATCATCAAAAGTAGTCCGGATTGCATCAAGGTGTTGGACTTAGAGGGACGCTTATTGTACATGAGCGCGGGAGGACAGTCCCTGTTGGAGATTGATGACCTCTCCTCAGTTATGAACTCACAGTGGGTAGACTTTTGGCAGGAAACTTACAATCAAGCAGCTCGTTCTGCTGTTGAAACGGCAAAGGCTGGGGGTAGCGGGAAGTTCCAAGGGTATTGCCCAACAGCCAAGGGGACACCGAAATGGTGGGAAGTCGTAGTTACGCCTCTGTTAGATGCTAAAGGCAAACCGGAAAAACTGCTTTCGGTTTCCCGCGATATTACCGAGCGGAAACAAGCCGAGGAAGCACTGCAAGAGACAAACCAGCGAGTCATTAATATTTTTGAAAGTATTACCGATGCTTTCTTTGCTTTAGACAAACAGTGGCAATTTACGTACCTCAATCGACAAGCAGAGCAAATTTTACAGAGAACGCGAGCAGAACTTTTGGGTAAAAACATCTGGGATGAGTTGCCAGAAGCAGTCGGTTCTAAATTTTACCAGGAGTATCATTGGGCGGTATCAGAACAAGTCAGCGTTGAATTTGAAGAATTTTATCAGCCGCTCGGTACTTGGTTCGCAGTCCACGCCTATCCATCTCCAGACGGACTTTCGGTTTATTTCCAAGACATCACTGAGCGCAAGCGAGCCCAAGAGGCGCTGCAGGAAAGTGAAGCACGGTTCAGACGTTTGTTTGAGTCTAATATCATTGGAATCATGTTTGCCAATCTGAGTGGCAACATCACAATGGCAAACAACGCCTTTCTGCAAATGGTGGGCTATACGCAGGAGGAATTACATGCGGGACAAGTGCGTTGGGATGAAATGACCCCAGCAGAATATCGGCATCTGGATGAACAAGCGATCGCCGAATTTCAGCAGTGGGGAGTTTGTAACTCCTTCGAGAAGGAATATGTTTGTAAAAATGGCAGCCGCATTCCTGTTGTGGTGGGCGGTGCGCTTTTAGAAGGAACCCAAAATCTGGCAATCTGTTTTGTCCTAGACATTAGCGAGCGCAAACAAGCAGAAGAAGAATTACAGCGGCAGAATCTGCGATCGCAGTTATTTGCCGACGTTACGCTCAAAATCCGCCAGTCTTTACAACTTGAGGAAATCCTCCAAACCACCGTTACAGAGGTACAAAAGCTGTTGCAGGCAGACCGAGTCTTAGTCTATCGCGTTTGGTCCGATGGCACAGGGAGTGCGGTCACAGAGGCAGTGGTTCCTGGCTGGCCGATTATTCTAGGACAGCACTTCCCAGCAGAAGTATTTCCAGAAGAATGCCAGCATCTGTACCGTCAGGGAAGAAATCGGGTGATTGACAATGTCGACGATGCTGAGGTGCCATCTTGCCTGGTGGAGTTTTTGCATCAGTGGGGAGTCAAGGCAAAACTAGTAGTGCCAATTCTCTTAAAAGAAGAACTCTGGGGTCTGCTAATTGCTCATCAGTGTAGCAGTCCCCGGCAGTGGTCCAGCTATGAAATTGAACTTTTGCGACAATTAGCAGATCAAATCGGCATCGCCTTAGCCCAATCTCAACTTCTAGAAGAAGAAACCCGTCAGCGCCAGGAATTAGCTCGTTCCAATGCTGAATTACAACAGTTTGCCTCGATCGCTTCCCACGATCTGCAAGAACCACTACGTAAAATTCAAGCCTTTGGTAATCGCTTAAAGGCAACCTGGGGCGAGACACTAAATCCTCAGGGACTTGACTACCTAGAGCGGATGCAAAATGCAGCTCAACGGATGCAGAACCTGATTGACGACTTGTTAGTCCTGTCTCGAATTACGACTAGGGTGCAAGCTTTTGTTCCAGTTAATCTTACCCAGGTGGCGCAAGAGGTATTGTCCGATTTAGAAGTGCGTAGCCAGCAGACTGGAGGATGTGTGGCAGTAAGTGAGTTACCTACGATTGATGGCGATCCGGTACAGATGCGGCAATTGCTGCAAAACCTGATTAGCAATGCGCTGAAATTTTACCGCGAGGGTGAACCGCCTGTCGTCAAAATCTATAGCCAAATTCTAGATCGGGAACGAAAACCAGTAGAAGCAGGTGCAGTTGCTGAGCTTTGTCAAATTATTGTAGAAGATAATGGTATTGGCTTTGATGAAAAGTACCTCGATCGCATCTTTAACGTGTTTCAGCGTCTGCATAGTCGCAGCGAATATGAAGGCACGGGCATGGGTCTAGCAATCTGTCGTAAAATTACAGAACGTCATAGCGGCAGTATTACAGCCAAAAGCACCCCAGAACATGGGGCAAAATTTATTGTCACACTGCCAATTAAACAACGTAGAGGAGAAAATGCCGAGTGA